In one window of Vallitalea okinawensis DNA:
- the nadD gene encoding nicotinate-nucleotide adenylyltransferase, protein MDVHHRNVKKIAVMGGTFDPIHYGHLVTAEAVRHQYNIDQVLFVPTGHPPHKRNRAITDAQHRYLMSILATETNPHFFVSRIEIDRQGLTYTIDTIKELKEQYRQDTEIYFITGADAFLEIFTWKQAEELLEICNFIAATRPEYPKEDLVASIAQIEKNYRAKFNFIEVPALAISSSEIRNRVSSGEPIKYLLPEAVENYIEKYQLYKG, encoded by the coding sequence ATGGATGTTCATCATAGAAATGTGAAAAAAATAGCTGTAATGGGTGGGACGTTTGATCCTATTCATTATGGTCATCTTGTAACAGCAGAAGCTGTTAGGCATCAGTATAATATAGACCAGGTATTGTTTGTACCCACTGGTCACCCTCCTCATAAGCGGAATAGGGCTATTACTGACGCTCAACATCGTTATTTGATGAGTATATTAGCAACTGAAACTAACCCTCATTTTTTTGTATCTCGTATTGAGATTGATCGACAAGGATTAACTTATACCATCGATACAATTAAAGAATTAAAAGAGCAGTATAGGCAAGATACGGAAATCTATTTCATAACAGGTGCTGATGCATTCTTAGAAATCTTTACGTGGAAGCAGGCTGAAGAGTTACTGGAGATATGTAATTTTATAGCTGCTACAAGACCAGAATATCCGAAGGAAGATTTAGTAGCCTCTATAGCCCAGATTGAGAAAAATTATCGTGCAAAATTTAACTTTATAGAAGTACCAGCATTGGCAATTTCATCATCAGAGATTCGTAATCGTGTTAGTTCAGGTGAACCTATTAAGTATTTATTACCTGAAGCTGTAGAGAACTATATAGAAAAATATCAATTATACAAAGGATAG
- a CDS encoding helix-hairpin-helix domain-containing protein, which translates to MYKRFIAIVLVVVLSLSLSTSISAKSTDYRLVVGEVMEVIDSELFHVYIYEEHDTELLRLIGIDTHASAEAYAHVKTFVNQTPVLFRIQVDSRGDYIRDENDFAYAEFLNMSSVSLNNELLAMGLADLNEDHEGLNNYNQFAETYAFAIDHSIGIHGDGTLINPYAKKVNINTASSMEIDGILKDLDDDLGMKIYTYVKYNKINYMDELKFIDPFITNEWIDVNKDRITLVTNINTAEDYELASLFDSYKGDMIAEEIINHRLEEPFKEIDELINIESISNKIFEEIKPYISLHYEVVYQDTETDVVNINTASVSQIRSLEYMSEDVAKNIVKYRENNRFSYKSLESLEKLPSTMDMVDFNKHEDSFVIHTDINNAGENELKSLFGSSSLNSSTIKDYADDIEENRPFDNINEVKKFIPTQVYEDIEPYIYVNEPENTIKLNINLATEDQLQTYLGLSSEEAHTIVEYTENNKINYYDEINKKVDLSEVNEWITLYTNINTATYDELIMLHEDMTEKIVDRLFEYREESPFASLDELDEFFEEINHFNLYNDIKNFIVFR; encoded by the coding sequence ATGTACAAAAGATTTATAGCTATTGTTTTAGTTGTTGTTTTATCTCTATCATTATCCACATCAATTTCTGCAAAGAGTACAGATTACCGATTAGTTGTTGGTGAGGTGATGGAGGTTATTGATAGTGAGCTATTTCATGTTTATATTTATGAAGAACATGATACAGAACTACTAAGATTAATAGGTATTGATACTCATGCCTCTGCTGAAGCCTATGCGCATGTTAAAACATTCGTTAATCAGACACCTGTTTTATTCAGAATTCAAGTGGATAGCAGGGGAGATTATATTAGGGATGAAAATGACTTTGCTTATGCAGAATTTCTCAATATGTCATCAGTATCATTAAATAATGAACTTCTTGCCATGGGGCTTGCTGATTTAAATGAAGATCATGAAGGTTTAAATAACTATAATCAATTTGCAGAGACTTACGCTTTTGCCATTGACCACAGTATAGGTATCCATGGAGATGGTACACTCATAAACCCATACGCCAAAAAAGTTAATATTAATACTGCTAGCAGTATGGAAATCGATGGTATACTAAAAGACTTAGATGATGATTTAGGTATGAAGATCTATACTTATGTGAAATATAATAAAATAAATTATATGGATGAGTTAAAATTTATAGATCCATTTATAACCAATGAATGGATTGATGTAAATAAAGATAGAATCACCTTGGTTACCAATATAAATACTGCAGAAGACTATGAACTCGCATCTCTTTTTGATTCTTATAAAGGTGACATGATAGCTGAAGAAATTATCAATCATCGATTAGAAGAACCTTTTAAGGAAATTGATGAATTAATTAATATTGAAAGTATATCCAATAAAATATTTGAAGAAATTAAACCCTATATAAGCCTTCATTATGAGGTGGTTTATCAAGATACAGAGACTGACGTAGTGAATATTAATACAGCATCGGTATCTCAAATTAGAAGTTTGGAGTACATGAGTGAAGATGTTGCTAAGAATATTGTTAAATATAGAGAGAATAATAGGTTTTCTTATAAGTCTCTAGAGTCCTTAGAAAAATTACCAAGCACTATGGATATGGTGGACTTCAATAAACATGAAGATTCATTTGTTATACACACAGACATCAATAATGCTGGTGAAAATGAGTTAAAATCATTATTTGGTAGTTCGTCGTTGAATAGCAGTACTATTAAGGACTACGCCGACGATATCGAAGAGAATCGACCCTTTGACAATATAAATGAAGTAAAAAAATTTATTCCAACTCAAGTTTATGAAGATATTGAGCCTTATATCTATGTTAATGAACCAGAGAATACGATAAAACTAAATATCAATTTAGCGACTGAAGATCAACTTCAAACCTATTTGGGGTTATCATCAGAAGAAGCTCACACAATTGTTGAATACACAGAAAACAATAAGATCAATTATTATGATGAGATTAATAAAAAAGTTGATTTATCAGAAGTAAATGAATGGATAACATTGTATACAAACATTAATACTGCGACTTACGATGAATTAATAATGTTACATGAAGACATGACTGAGAAAATAGTTGATAGGCTCTTTGAATACCGTGAAGAATCTCCTTTTGCTAGTCTTGATGAGTTAGATGAGTTTTTTGAAGAGATTAATCATTTTAACTTATATAATGATATTAAGAATTTTATTGTTTTTAGGTAA
- the yhbY gene encoding ribosome assembly RNA-binding protein YhbY — protein MTSKQRAYLRSLANSLEPIFQVGKSGPSPELVKAIDEALEARELIKINILKNCFDEPRDICNVICERTRSEGVQVIGRKIVIYRMSKENPKIMLP, from the coding sequence ATGACGAGTAAACAAAGAGCTTATTTACGTAGCTTAGCTAATTCCTTGGAACCAATTTTCCAAGTAGGGAAATCAGGACCATCTCCTGAGCTTGTTAAAGCTATAGATGAAGCATTAGAAGCTAGAGAACTGATTAAAATAAATATATTAAAGAATTGTTTTGATGAACCACGTGACATTTGCAATGTGATATGCGAGCGAACACGTTCTGAGGGAGTACAAGTTATCGGGCGAAAAATAGTCATTTATAGAATGTCAAAAGAAAATCCTAAAATTATGTTACCATAA